The sequence CCAGCTCGCTCACCCGGCGGCCGACCCACTCCGGGGCGTAGGCGACCTCGGCGAGCTGGACGGCGCCGCTCGGGTCCTGCCAGAGCGGCTCGGCGCCGCTCGGCAGCAGCCGGCGCAGCATCTGGTCGGCCGTCCAGCGGACGGTGGCGACGGTCGGGATGCCCAGGCGCTGGTAGACCTCGGCGCGACGGGGGTCGTAGATCCGGGCCGCGACGTTCTCCACACCGAAGTTCTCGCGGGCCACCCGGGCGGCGATGATGTTGGAGTTGTCGCCGCTGGAGACGGCGGCGAAGGCGCCGGCCTCCTCGATGCCCGCCTCCTTCAGGGTGTCCTGGTCGAAGCCGACCCCGGTCACCCGGCGCCCGTTGAACCCGGCACCCAGCCGGCGGAACGACGTCGGGTCCTGGTCGACCACGGCCACCGAGTGGCCCTGTTTCTCCAGTGCGCGGGCGAGCGCGGAGCCCACCCGGCCGCAGCCCATGATGACGATGTGCACCGGCGCTACCTCACCCGTCGCGTTGGGGCCATGACCTGCGCAAACACCGCTGAATCTCCGTTTCCCCGCCCCGGTGTCCGGGGCGGGCGTCCTCGTGGGGCTCGGTACGACAACCTGAGTGTTGCCGCCCTGCTCGTAT comes from Streptomyces sp. TLI_053 and encodes:
- a CDS encoding TrkA family potassium uptake protein — translated: MHIVIMGCGRVGSALARALEKQGHSVAVVDQDPTSFRRLGAGFNGRRVTGVGFDQDTLKEAGIEEAGAFAAVSSGDNSNIIAARVARENFGVENVAARIYDPRRAEVYQRLGIPTVATVRWTADQMLRRLLPSGAEPLWQDPSGAVQLAEVAYAPEWVGRRVSELEESSGTRVAFLTRLGEGVLPSPQMVVQEGDLVHVMLRRADLTTVEAAFARGPEKEGH